From Nocardioides sp. HDW12B, the proteins below share one genomic window:
- a CDS encoding DUF5709 domain-containing protein, producing the protein MTSDTSSGGSDPVEGADPTEPDGESYHGYSVDDEDQPQGDGDSLSDNRGLAEPLDEGYSPGERWSPGQGFGTTPREEATGETFDQRYAQEVPEEDPYEQAAHMSVEEIENDGDGGEVGDARTGRLVSPDEGAHEDVESEEVAQDVGIDGAGASAEEAAVHTIEG; encoded by the coding sequence ATGACCAGCGACACGAGCAGCGGCGGGTCCGACCCGGTCGAGGGCGCCGACCCCACCGAGCCCGACGGTGAGAGCTACCACGGCTACAGCGTCGACGACGAGGACCAGCCCCAGGGCGACGGCGACAGCCTCAGCGACAACCGCGGGCTGGCCGAGCCGCTCGACGAGGGCTACTCGCCCGGGGAGAGGTGGTCGCCGGGCCAGGGCTTCGGCACCACCCCGCGCGAGGAGGCGACGGGCGAGACCTTCGACCAGCGCTACGCCCAGGAGGTGCCCGAGGAGGACCCCTACGAGCAGGCGGCGCACATGTCGGTCGAGGAGATCGAGAACGACGGTGACGGCGGTGAGGTCGGCGACGCGCGCACCGGTCGGCTGGTGTCCCCCGACGAGGGCGCGCACGAGGACGTCGAGTCCGAGGAGGTCGCCCAGGACGTCGGCATCGACGGGGCCGGTGCGTCCGCCGAGGAGGCGGCCGTCCACACGATCGAGGGCTGA